The following proteins are co-located in the Dyadobacter chenwenxiniae genome:
- a CDS encoding PP2C family protein-serine/threonine phosphatase → MAIRILSVDDEQDMEMLILQLFRKQIRDKKYEFVFANNGIEALERLEESDDIALILSDINMPGMDGLTFLSKVNERQNPLLKSIMVSAYGDMDNIRTAMNRGAFDFVTKPVNFEDLEITISKTVEHIEMLTSLEKGREQLIAIQNDLSVAKEIQMSMLPKTVPANIGKAGVDLHAFIHPAKVVGGDLYDYFMMDSEHLFFMIGDVSDKGVPAALFMAISKAIFKSQFSNRNGDSITEKVKIVNEFLSEDNSSYMFVTAFVCILNVKTGVVEYVDAGHEPPVIIRANGETELVKKEGGMALCFDPTFEFESHTLTLNPGDKFVLYTDGVTDANNLAGARYGLHYLQDFFTTGEGSTKETAKEMNEATLESLIDFIGPATQFDDITMLSLRYLPG, encoded by the coding sequence ATGGCTATCAGAATATTAAGTGTAGATGACGAACAGGATATGGAGATGCTTATTCTTCAATTGTTCCGCAAGCAGATCCGCGACAAAAAATACGAGTTTGTGTTTGCCAATAACGGGATCGAGGCGTTGGAGCGACTGGAAGAGTCTGATGATATTGCACTTATTTTATCGGACATTAACATGCCGGGCATGGACGGACTGACGTTTCTTTCGAAGGTAAATGAGAGGCAGAATCCGCTGCTGAAATCCATCATGGTGTCTGCATATGGCGATATGGATAATATTCGAACGGCGATGAACCGCGGTGCATTTGACTTTGTAACCAAGCCTGTCAATTTCGAAGATCTTGAAATCACCATTTCCAAAACGGTGGAGCACATTGAAATGCTTACCAGCCTGGAAAAGGGCCGTGAGCAGCTGATTGCAATTCAGAACGATCTGAGTGTGGCGAAAGAAATCCAGATGTCGATGTTACCGAAAACGGTTCCCGCCAACATCGGCAAAGCAGGTGTGGATTTACATGCATTTATCCATCCTGCAAAAGTCGTTGGTGGTGACTTGTATGATTATTTCATGATGGATTCCGAGCATTTGTTCTTTATGATCGGCGACGTTTCCGACAAGGGCGTGCCAGCCGCATTGTTCATGGCGATCAGCAAGGCCATCTTCAAAAGCCAGTTTTCCAACCGTAACGGCGATTCAATTACAGAAAAAGTAAAGATTGTCAATGAGTTTCTGAGTGAAGATAATTCCTCATACATGTTCGTTACGGCCTTTGTTTGTATTTTAAATGTGAAAACCGGTGTCGTAGAATACGTAGATGCAGGTCACGAACCTCCCGTCATTATTCGCGCCAACGGCGAAACTGAATTGGTCAAAAAGGAGGGAGGCATGGCGCTTTGCTTCGACCCGACCTTTGAGTTTGAATCACACACGCTCACATTAAACCCAGGCGACAAGTTTGTTCTCTATACCGACGGAGTAACTGACGCCAACAACCTCGCGGGAGCGCGCTATGGCCTGCATTACCTGCAAGATTTCTTCACCACCGGCGAAGGCTCTACCAAAGAAACCGCCAAAGAAATGAACGAAGCGACGTTGGAAAGTCTGATAGATTTCATCGGGCCAGCCACGCAGTTTGATGACATTACGATGTTGTCGCTGCGGTATCTGCCGGGGTGA
- a CDS encoding sensor histidine kinase encodes MGAGTTEHDIELYQQKIIELNRLAEIGQLSAGILHEIKNPVSFVNNFSRLSQGLVGEILDICRKPLSDMNDTDLADEKDLLETLSQNLLKINENGKRIERIIQGMLAQARSDAAVLEPTDLNQLLEEYSKLAYQGVRADDSTFNVTLKYNLDPQVGNVKLAKGEFGRVIVNLVNNACYAVNEKVKRQPDAYEPIIEITTNRLDGEVEIRICDNGIGIPEDIVAKLFQPFFTTKPQGKGTGLGLSLTYTSVTDTHKGSIEVTSVLGEKTEFSIVIPA; translated from the coding sequence ATGGGAGCCGGAACAACGGAACACGACATTGAACTTTATCAGCAAAAAATCATCGAGCTCAACAGGCTTGCGGAGATAGGGCAACTGAGCGCGGGAATTTTACATGAAATTAAAAATCCGGTGAGTTTTGTAAATAACTTTTCCCGCCTTTCGCAAGGATTGGTAGGCGAAATCCTGGACATTTGCCGAAAGCCATTGTCTGACATGAACGACACGGACCTGGCTGACGAAAAGGATTTGTTGGAAACACTTTCCCAAAACCTCCTTAAGATCAACGAAAACGGCAAACGCATTGAGCGGATCATCCAGGGGATGCTCGCACAGGCCCGTTCTGACGCCGCCGTCCTCGAACCCACAGATCTGAACCAGCTCCTCGAAGAATACAGCAAGCTTGCTTACCAGGGCGTTCGTGCGGACGACAGCACATTTAATGTCACGCTCAAATACAATCTGGATCCGCAGGTTGGGAATGTGAAACTGGCCAAAGGTGAATTCGGGCGGGTAATTGTAAACCTCGTAAACAATGCTTGCTACGCAGTGAATGAAAAGGTAAAAAGGCAGCCCGATGCATACGAACCCATCATTGAAATAACAACGAATCGGCTGGACGGGGAAGTTGAAATCAGGATTTGTGATAATGGAATCGGCATTCCGGAAGACATTGTTGCCAAGCTTTTTCAGCCGTTTTTTACGACAAAGCCGCAGGGAAAAGGAACGGGATTAGGACTGTCTCTCACCTATACAAGTGTGACGGACACGCATAAGGGGAGCATTGAAGTAACGTCTGTTTTGGGCGAAAAAACGGAATTCAGCATTGTAATTCCTGCGTGA
- a CDS encoding sensor histidine kinase, giving the protein MWRKALKINPLLIILILLPGLKQLRAQQINSARPEVGRPLSGFYQSAEYHAHGQNFAITQDKSGVMYFANFAGVLEYDGVSWKTIQTTNVTRVSALATDAKNRVLVGANGEFGYLGTDAFGAHRFVDLSSKLKAKFGQIIQIIPTKSGAWFVTDGVNFLWNGSTVKPFQHNLRIQAAFPLKGEVLVYAKNKGIMLVDGNQFSKIAQNANVPALLDLISVVQLTDGSALLVTTSQGIFRLRNNRIEVMDGNANPVLMRNQATYAAKLQDGTIAVSMATGGMLVMNAQGNVQYPVYAGADLEESQVAAMFTDREQNLWLALNDGIARFDLPSPISVFGNEDGLRGSVTAVRRFEGRIVIGTLYGLYYIENNKIVHVNGFSGSCLGFDEANGSLYIASNKGLFRWSKNAGITRITSSFSLSITVSKSGNLFVGMQDGLARLVRAGNGWQPGRVASVNEQIVGVTEFPAGTFWLETLSNGIIKLDEESGTVKRFSAAQGISSPLYNKLALYQNRLMVSNKDGLFEYQPQSDRFARANWLHAEKTWFDRIQGDHQGNIWTTRGDKKSASLFKKKPSGKFELVETPLLPIADVPFQVIFPDEQGNAWLGGDRGLYRLDMQVRDQYVYEYPVLLRSVATQDSLLEFAQNGEIRKTLGHRQNNLIFEFALPSYHSNQEVDYQYILENYDKEWSDWGALTRKEYSGLPSGTYTFKVRAKDVYNHVSKETSLTFKIRVPWFRQWYMIALYLILFGLMIYYTVRWRLRSILREKEELETRIRERTEEVVNQKEELELQSEELSATNDQLERIDEFVKSINGEVNTGRLFQLVLNKLCEFQNVNGASALVYNKAADNYQFIALAGAVENAKVDDIRLTSRQAEQRYVEDGEEILEDIFLKNDFRSQNADDTIDELFSPKSLITILIRVDGYVKSYITLENTDRENAFSERDFNVVKNLKEHLIGAYIKTNILENLENTLSNLKSTQEELIRQERLASVGSLTKGIVDRILNPLNYINNFSQSSGKLLKEITEVTDKHQDGLSEDEKDDLDSGFEMLQKNLEKIYEHGNSTTRIVKDMQKLLKGKSTDFMVTELNPFLEAKARSAIQEVLNEYKDAAVKLELELYSNPVKVSLLPYEFAQVLVNVISNACYALLEKARVDKAFEPLILISSKPVAGGILVTVRDNGKGIPAKEQEQLFNPFFTTKPTSKGTGLGLYMSKDIIEYHKGRMSVNSLEGVFTEIEIFLPVIA; this is encoded by the coding sequence ATGTGGCGGAAAGCGTTGAAGATTAATCCTTTATTGATCATTCTGATCTTGTTGCCCGGTTTGAAACAACTTCGGGCGCAGCAGATTAATTCGGCGAGACCGGAGGTGGGAAGGCCGCTGTCAGGATTTTATCAATCGGCTGAATATCATGCACATGGCCAGAATTTCGCCATTACGCAGGACAAGTCAGGTGTCATGTATTTCGCCAATTTTGCGGGTGTGCTGGAATATGACGGCGTTTCCTGGAAAACCATCCAGACCACCAATGTCACCCGCGTTTCGGCGCTCGCTACGGACGCAAAAAACCGTGTGCTGGTGGGAGCCAACGGAGAGTTTGGTTATCTGGGTACGGATGCGTTTGGTGCGCACCGGTTTGTGGATCTTTCTTCAAAACTTAAAGCCAAATTCGGGCAGATCATTCAGATCATCCCGACGAAATCAGGCGCGTGGTTTGTGACGGACGGGGTTAATTTCCTTTGGAACGGCTCAACGGTGAAGCCGTTCCAGCACAATCTCAGAATCCAGGCGGCTTTTCCATTAAAAGGGGAGGTGCTGGTTTATGCCAAAAACAAGGGGATCATGTTGGTTGACGGCAACCAGTTCTCCAAAATAGCTCAAAATGCCAATGTGCCCGCCTTACTGGACCTGATTTCTGTGGTGCAGCTGACCGATGGCTCTGCGCTTTTGGTGACGACCAGTCAGGGGATTTTTAGATTGAGAAATAACCGTATCGAAGTCATGGATGGCAATGCCAATCCTGTCCTGATGCGCAATCAGGCTACTTACGCGGCAAAATTACAAGACGGGACCATTGCTGTCAGCATGGCGACAGGTGGCATGCTGGTTATGAATGCGCAGGGAAATGTGCAATATCCGGTTTATGCCGGTGCGGATCTGGAAGAAAGCCAGGTGGCGGCCATGTTTACCGACCGGGAACAAAATCTTTGGTTGGCGCTGAATGATGGAATTGCGCGTTTTGATTTGCCTTCGCCGATTTCGGTATTTGGAAATGAGGATGGTTTGAGAGGTTCGGTTACCGCAGTCAGGCGTTTCGAGGGCCGGATCGTGATCGGCACTTTGTATGGATTGTATTATATTGAAAATAATAAAATTGTTCATGTCAATGGCTTTTCAGGAAGTTGCCTGGGCTTTGATGAGGCAAATGGCTCATTATACATTGCTTCCAACAAGGGGCTTTTTCGATGGTCGAAAAACGCCGGGATTACCAGAATAACTTCCAGTTTTTCACTCAGCATTACGGTTTCAAAGTCTGGAAACTTGTTTGTCGGCATGCAGGACGGGCTTGCCAGGCTGGTGCGTGCCGGAAACGGCTGGCAGCCCGGGCGGGTAGCATCGGTGAATGAACAAATTGTCGGCGTGACTGAATTTCCGGCCGGGACATTCTGGCTGGAAACGCTTTCCAATGGCATTATCAAGCTGGATGAGGAATCCGGCACTGTAAAGCGCTTTTCAGCTGCGCAAGGCATTTCGAGCCCATTGTATAACAAGCTGGCCTTGTATCAAAACAGATTGATGGTTTCCAACAAAGATGGCCTTTTCGAGTATCAACCTCAGTCCGACCGTTTCGCACGGGCAAACTGGCTGCACGCCGAAAAAACCTGGTTTGACCGCATTCAGGGTGATCATCAGGGCAATATTTGGACAACGCGCGGGGATAAAAAATCTGCTTCCTTATTCAAAAAGAAGCCTTCCGGTAAGTTTGAACTTGTGGAAACTCCATTGCTGCCTATTGCTGATGTCCCTTTTCAGGTGATTTTTCCGGATGAGCAAGGCAATGCCTGGCTTGGTGGAGACAGGGGCCTTTACCGGCTCGATATGCAGGTCCGTGACCAATACGTTTATGAATACCCGGTGTTGCTCCGGAGCGTTGCGACGCAGGATAGCTTGCTGGAATTTGCCCAGAATGGCGAGATCAGAAAAACGCTCGGCCATCGCCAGAACAACTTGATCTTCGAATTTGCATTGCCCAGTTATCACAGCAATCAGGAGGTGGATTATCAATATATTCTTGAAAATTATGACAAGGAATGGTCGGACTGGGGAGCATTAACCAGGAAAGAGTACAGCGGTCTGCCTTCCGGAACATACACATTCAAAGTGCGGGCAAAGGACGTTTACAACCATGTTTCGAAAGAGACTTCGCTCACATTCAAGATCCGCGTGCCGTGGTTCCGGCAGTGGTATATGATCGCGCTTTACCTGATTTTATTTGGGTTAATGATCTATTATACGGTGCGGTGGAGGTTAAGGAGCATTTTAAGGGAAAAGGAAGAATTGGAAACGCGGATCAGGGAGCGTACGGAGGAAGTTGTGAATCAGAAAGAAGAACTGGAATTGCAATCTGAGGAGTTGTCGGCAACCAATGATCAATTGGAACGGATCGATGAGTTTGTGAAATCAATTAATGGCGAAGTGAACACCGGACGGCTTTTTCAGCTGGTTCTGAACAAACTCTGCGAGTTCCAGAATGTAAACGGCGCATCCGCATTGGTATATAACAAAGCGGCTGATAATTACCAGTTTATCGCGCTCGCAGGCGCCGTGGAGAATGCGAAAGTGGATGATATCAGACTAACGTCGAGGCAGGCCGAGCAGCGTTATGTGGAAGATGGGGAAGAAATTCTGGAAGACATTTTCCTGAAAAATGATTTCCGGAGCCAGAATGCAGATGACACGATTGATGAACTTTTTTCTCCTAAGTCGCTGATTACGATTCTGATCCGGGTGGACGGCTACGTGAAAAGCTACATTACATTGGAAAATACAGATCGAGAGAATGCCTTTTCGGAGCGTGACTTCAATGTGGTCAAAAACCTGAAAGAGCATTTGATAGGTGCTTACATTAAAACCAACATTCTCGAGAATCTTGAAAATACACTGTCCAACCTCAAATCGACGCAGGAGGAACTGATCCGGCAGGAACGTTTGGCGTCGGTAGGAAGCCTTACCAAAGGAATTGTCGATCGGATTTTGAACCCGCTAAACTACATTAACAACTTTTCGCAATCGTCGGGAAAGTTGTTGAAGGAAATTACGGAAGTCACAGATAAACACCAGGACGGCCTTTCGGAAGATGAGAAAGATGATCTCGACAGCGGTTTTGAAATGCTTCAAAAGAACCTGGAAAAGATATACGAACACGGCAACAGCACGACACGCATTGTAAAAGATATGCAGAAACTGCTGAAAGGAAAATCAACAGACTTCATGGTGACGGAACTCAATCCATTCCTGGAAGCGAAGGCCAGATCGGCCATTCAGGAAGTGCTGAATGAGTACAAAGATGCCGCTGTAAAGCTGGAACTTGAACTGTATTCGAATCCGGTGAAGGTGAGCCTGCTTCCGTATGAGTTTGCACAGGTGCTTGTGAATGTGATCAGCAATGCTTGTTATGCGCTGCTGGAAAAGGCCAGGGTTGACAAAGCATTTGAACCGCTTATTTTGATCTCTTCCAAGCCGGTTGCAGGGGGAATCCTGGTGACTGTCCGGGATAATGGCAAAGGCATTCCGGCCAAGGAACAGGAACAGCTTTTCAATCCGTTTTTCACGACCAAACCTACCTCCAAAGGGACAGGACTTGGCTTATATATGAGTAAGGATATCATTGAATATCACAAGGGGCGCATGTCGGTAAATTCATTGGAAGGAGTATTTACCGAAATAGAAATTTTCCTGCCGGTTATCGCTTAA
- a CDS encoding glycogen synthase, translated as MKPDTLLFEIAWEVCNQIGGIFTFIKSKVPTMTDTYGENYYLIGPYIPEKAKLDFRPIRELDYTPLSKAIQHIRDLGFEIHYGYWLLEEARPRVILINPNINIEKLNAAKTTLWEHHEISALKSSELLDQVLGFGEVTRLFLTKLIEELHINQDVIAHYHEWMSAASLPDLSRQQVRLATVFTTHATLLGRYLASNEAGYFSGIPTFNWAQKAEEYGIETEAKIERNVARHAHVLVTNSAWTASECEAFLGRRPDSIVHNGIHRKPGVGHEVFEKHLQNREKIDALIKALFSPSYQLRSDKTLYFFTSGRYEYFNKGFDVTLQAIARLNEALASRQSDINVVLFIITKKPFHNIKPDVLEARQRFQELQRICRKISTKLGPRIYANVTGSAGHKLPDLNQLIDDELQMLWRQALANFKRNGLPPVTTHHLIEKDSITEFCEDAGLNNREENRVKIIYHPDFIERATSLFSMDYLEFARGCHLGIFPSLYEPWGNAAMETVLHGTPVVTSDVSGFGRFAGEAADMAGNNEVKIVKRRQQSTEEAVIQLTEIFMQFVEEFENQQYIPRATLPKSVLDTLCWSELQQRYHENYKLALFRYQPVAGLY; from the coding sequence TTGAAGCCGGATACCCTTCTATTCGAAATTGCCTGGGAAGTCTGTAACCAGATCGGCGGGATATTCACGTTCATCAAGTCCAAAGTGCCGACCATGACGGACACTTACGGCGAGAATTACTATCTCATCGGGCCCTACATTCCCGAAAAAGCCAAGCTCGATTTCCGCCCGATCCGCGAGCTGGATTACACACCGCTTTCGAAGGCCATTCAGCACATCAGAGACCTGGGATTTGAAATACATTACGGTTACTGGCTCCTCGAAGAGGCCCGTCCGAGAGTGATCCTGATAAATCCCAACATTAATATTGAAAAGCTAAACGCGGCTAAAACGACATTATGGGAGCATCACGAAATATCCGCGCTCAAAAGCAGTGAGTTATTGGATCAAGTGCTTGGTTTTGGAGAAGTTACGCGCCTTTTTTTGACCAAGTTAATTGAGGAACTTCATATTAACCAGGATGTTATCGCACATTATCACGAGTGGATGTCCGCCGCCAGCCTCCCCGATCTGTCCCGCCAGCAGGTTCGGCTCGCGACTGTTTTCACAACCCATGCCACACTGCTCGGACGTTACCTCGCCTCGAACGAAGCCGGTTATTTTTCCGGAATCCCGACATTCAACTGGGCTCAGAAAGCCGAAGAATATGGCATAGAAACGGAGGCAAAAATAGAAAGAAACGTCGCCAGACACGCACATGTGCTGGTCACCAACAGCGCATGGACTGCCTCGGAATGTGAAGCATTTTTAGGTCGCCGCCCCGACAGTATAGTGCATAACGGCATCCACCGGAAGCCAGGCGTGGGCCACGAAGTTTTTGAAAAGCATTTGCAAAACAGGGAAAAGATCGACGCACTCATAAAAGCGCTTTTCTCTCCCAGCTATCAGCTCAGAAGTGACAAAACGCTGTACTTCTTCACTTCCGGCAGATATGAATATTTTAACAAGGGCTTTGATGTCACCCTGCAGGCAATCGCCCGACTCAATGAAGCGCTTGCTAGCCGGCAGTCTGATATCAATGTTGTTTTGTTTATCATTACCAAAAAGCCTTTTCATAACATCAAGCCCGACGTCCTGGAAGCGCGGCAGCGGTTCCAGGAGTTACAAAGAATTTGTAGAAAGATCAGCACGAAACTTGGACCCAGAATTTACGCCAATGTAACCGGCTCGGCCGGCCACAAACTGCCCGACCTCAACCAACTCATTGACGATGAACTGCAAATGCTGTGGAGACAAGCGCTCGCGAACTTCAAAAGAAATGGCCTGCCACCCGTGACAACCCACCATTTGATCGAAAAAGACAGCATTACTGAATTTTGTGAAGATGCGGGATTGAATAACAGGGAGGAAAATCGTGTCAAAATCATTTATCACCCCGATTTCATTGAAAGAGCAACTTCGTTGTTCTCAATGGACTATCTCGAATTCGCGAGAGGCTGCCATTTAGGCATTTTTCCATCCCTGTATGAGCCCTGGGGCAACGCTGCCATGGAAACAGTGCTCCACGGCACACCGGTTGTAACCAGCGATGTTTCCGGTTTCGGCCGTTTCGCGGGTGAAGCCGCTGATATGGCAGGAAACAATGAGGTAAAAATCGTAAAACGCCGGCAGCAATCGACTGAGGAAGCTGTCATTCAGCTCACCGAAATTTTTATGCAATTCGTTGAAGAATTTGAAAATCAGCAATATATCCCTCGTGCTACCTTACCCAAGTCCGTCCTGGACACCCTATGCTGGTCTGAATTGCAACAGCGTTACCACGAAAACTACAAGCTGGCCCTGTTCAGATACCAGCCTGTTGCCGGGTTATATTAA
- a CDS encoding sugar phosphate isomerase/epimerase family protein produces MNTRRDFVKKGITGLVTGGLVSQSAFAGDFMFEKKADTFKLAMAGFSFVNFKLDESLEMMKRTDVHYLCIKDFHLPYKSTAEEIAAFHEKLKQAGVTGYAVGPIYTKTPQDIDNAFDYAKRVGVKLIVGIPNHEDLKYVSDKVKETGIRYAIHNHGPEDKLYPNATSIHNLIKNLDPDLGICFDMGHNRRDNQDSVADLGKYSKRIFDIHLKNVSAATKDGKTCELGRGIIDIPAFVKMLRKVKYDGCCSLEYEKDMKDPLAGIAESVGYFRGVCDAVS; encoded by the coding sequence ATGAATACAAGACGAGATTTTGTAAAAAAGGGAATCACCGGATTGGTGACTGGCGGTTTGGTGTCCCAGTCCGCTTTTGCCGGGGATTTTATGTTTGAGAAAAAGGCAGACACATTTAAATTGGCGATGGCCGGATTCAGCTTTGTAAACTTCAAGCTGGATGAGTCACTGGAAATGATGAAAAGGACGGATGTGCATTATTTGTGTATCAAAGACTTTCATTTGCCCTACAAAAGCACAGCCGAGGAAATCGCGGCTTTTCATGAAAAATTGAAACAAGCTGGCGTAACCGGATATGCGGTTGGGCCGATCTATACGAAAACACCCCAGGACATTGATAATGCATTCGATTATGCTAAAAGGGTGGGCGTGAAGCTGATCGTGGGCATTCCGAATCATGAAGATCTTAAATATGTGAGTGATAAGGTGAAGGAAACAGGCATTCGTTATGCAATCCACAATCACGGGCCCGAAGACAAGCTTTACCCCAATGCTACGTCCATTCATAATCTGATCAAAAACCTGGATCCCGACTTGGGCATCTGTTTTGATATGGGCCATAACCGTCGTGACAACCAGGATTCGGTTGCCGACCTGGGCAAATACTCAAAAAGGATCTTTGATATACACTTAAAAAACGTTAGCGCAGCCACCAAAGATGGCAAAACGTGTGAGCTGGGACGCGGAATTATTGATATTCCTGCCTTTGTGAAAATGCTTAGGAAAGTAAAGTACGACGGTTGCTGCAGTCTTGAATATGAGAAAGATATGAAGGATCCGTTAGCCGGGATTGCCGAGTCAGTGGGGTATTTCAGAGGGGTTTGTGATGCGGTCAGTTAA
- a CDS encoding DUF5009 domain-containing protein, whose protein sequence is MKTLSPASLRLDSIDIFRALTMLLMIFVNDFWTLTGVPEWMEHSKGPDDAMGLSDVVFPVFLFIVGLSIPFAIANRKAKGDSNRTILFHIGERTFALLLMGIFIVNYENIVSSGMWVNKYVWEILMVVAFFLIWNVYPNDPGKKTLYTGLKILGYLLLVGLAAIYKGGDAANPSWMGTHWYGILGLIGWAYLICALIYFLAGDRLAWNVAGWLFLVFFNLADFAGALSFLDPIKDYVWIVGSGAMPAFAMAGVVASVIYRLYSKRNGITTTYLLILVILGVVCLAYGFGTRPFWGISKIRATPAWIGLCSGIAFIVFAILFWMVDLKKVKNWANVIRPAGTATLTCYLVPYIWYALLTLIHFSLPEFLRTGTIGLIKSFGFAVLVIMATGLLNRIGIRLKI, encoded by the coding sequence ATGAAAACTTTATCGCCCGCCTCACTGCGCCTCGATTCTATTGACATTTTTCGGGCACTGACCATGCTGCTGATGATTTTTGTAAACGATTTCTGGACGCTCACCGGCGTTCCGGAATGGATGGAACACAGCAAAGGCCCCGACGACGCTATGGGTCTTTCGGATGTAGTGTTCCCCGTGTTTCTATTCATTGTAGGCTTATCCATTCCCTTCGCCATCGCGAACAGAAAAGCGAAAGGTGACAGCAACAGAACCATCCTTTTTCACATTGGCGAGCGCACATTTGCGCTTTTACTGATGGGGATTTTTATTGTTAATTACGAAAATATCGTGAGCTCCGGCATGTGGGTGAACAAGTATGTGTGGGAGATTTTGATGGTGGTGGCATTCTTCCTGATCTGGAATGTGTATCCCAATGATCCTGGTAAAAAAACGCTTTATACGGGTCTGAAAATACTTGGTTATCTCCTTCTGGTTGGTTTGGCAGCCATCTACAAAGGCGGCGACGCAGCGAACCCTTCGTGGATGGGCACACACTGGTACGGCATTCTCGGGCTGATCGGTTGGGCTTATCTGATTTGTGCGCTCATTTATTTTTTGGCCGGAGATCGTTTGGCATGGAATGTTGCCGGCTGGCTCTTTCTCGTGTTTTTTAATCTGGCGGACTTCGCAGGGGCGCTTTCTTTTCTGGACCCTATTAAAGATTATGTATGGATCGTAGGAAGCGGTGCAATGCCTGCGTTCGCGATGGCAGGCGTTGTGGCATCGGTCATTTACCGGCTTTACAGCAAGAGAAACGGCATCACTACGACTTATTTGCTGATCCTGGTAATCCTGGGCGTTGTGTGCCTGGCCTATGGATTTGGGACGCGGCCTTTTTGGGGGATTTCCAAAATCAGGGCAACGCCGGCTTGGATAGGCCTATGCAGCGGCATTGCGTTTATCGTTTTTGCGATATTGTTCTGGATGGTGGATTTGAAAAAAGTCAAGAATTGGGCAAACGTTATCAGGCCTGCCGGAACGGCGACGCTGACCTGTTATCTTGTTCCATACATCTGGTATGCCTTGCTGACGCTCATTCATTTCAGTCTACCCGAATTTCTCAGGACCGGCACGATCGGGCTGATCAAGTCGTTTGGTTTTGCTGTGCTGGTCATCATGGCAACCGGTCTGCTCAACCGGATCGGGATCAGACTCAAGATTTAA